The Streptomyces sp. NBC_00306 sequence GAAGCTCCGCGACAAGTTCACCGGGGCGAACGGCTCGGGCGGCGGCTCGGGTTCGAGCGACACCAAGGGAACCGGCGCCGAGGCCTGACGCCGGAGTCGGCCGCGCGGGGGCGACGGGGACGGGCGGGAGCCGGACCGGAGCGGGGACAGGCGTCCGGACCTGTCGCTGCGACGGGGCCCGCGCCCGGACCGGCCTCGGAGTCGGTACCTGAGCGGAGGCGGCCCCGGAGAGCGGCGCCTGGAGCCGAGTCGGCCCCCGGGGCCCGCGCCCAGACCGGCCCCCCTCGGAGTCCGTACCTGAGCCGAGTCGGCCCCGGAGAGCGAGTACCTGGAGCCGGTGCCCGGAGCCGGACGTCCATCGGGCGGCCGCCGGGCCCCCGAACGCCGACCGTGCGGGTCGTCAGCCGCCGGGCCCTTGGTGCGTCGATCGGGCGACTGTCGGCCGCCGGCCCCTCACTACCCGGAGGGCCACCGGCCCCTCAGGGGCTCGGCAGGGCGCTCGGCGACAGGGAGCCGCACAGGGCCGCCGTGGTCTGGCCCGTCGCGTACGGGTCCGTGCCCGCCGGGGCGCCCGCGCCGGCCCGCTGTCCGGCGAGCAGCGGCCGCAGCGTGCCGGAGGCATCGTCCGAGCAGGCCTGCGGTCCCGCCTGGACGGAGCTGACCATCAGCTCCGTGCGGTGCTGACGCAGGTCGTCACGGTCGAAGCGCAAGCGCAGCTCGCGGCGGACGGTGAACAGCGAGGCCTCGCCGGCCTTCGCGCCGTTCGCCACCGCCGGGCGCAGCGCGTAGGCGAAGGTGTGGTCCGACGTCACCTCCAGGGCGGCGGGTCCCACCTCGGCTATCCGCAGGGTGCCCCGGACCCGCACCTCGGGGTCGGCCAGGGCCACCTTCGCCGGATCGAAGCGCACCAGCCAGCCGGTGGCGGCGTGGTGGCCGTCGGCGACCGGTGTGGACATGCTCCGGTCGAACTGCATCTGCTGGTCGGGGTCGAGCAGCAGCCGCACCGGCCGCACCGCGCCGCCCGTCAGGACGTCGGGATCCAGCGAGGACTGCACCAGGTAGTCCTTGGCGATGGTCAGTGCGGTCATGACCTGGCTCTCCGAGAAGTTTCTGGTGGGCCTGGCTCCCGGGAAGCTGATGCCGGACGCGCCGACGCGGAAGTGCGCTGCGGGGCTCCGGGCGAAGAGCTGCGCGGCGTCGCCCCCGGGGACGGGCCCCTGGGGCGCGAGCGGGATGACGGTGATGCGCAAGGGCTCGGCCTGCTTCGTCGCAGGCGTTTGGTACGGGTGCCGCACGCCCAGGTAGACGGCGGTGCCGAAGGCGATGGCGACCAGAAGGAGGAGGACCAGGAACTGCTTGGAGCCGCTCCTGCGGGACCAGCCGGGGAGGCTGCGCACAGCGCGTGCGTGATCGGCCATCCGCTCCTGCGCGGAGTACTCCTGAAGCCGCGCAGCTCGTACGAACGATTCGTCGAAGACGACGGACCGGTACTCGTCCTCTCCACCGCCGGGGAGCCCCTCGGGTGTCCCCTCGGGCGGGTCTCCGCGACCAGCCATACTTTCAGGGTAGGTCTGCCGGGCCGTCAG is a genomic window containing:
- a CDS encoding SCO2583 family membrane protein, which gives rise to MAGRGDPPEGTPEGLPGGGEDEYRSVVFDESFVRAARLQEYSAQERMADHARAVRSLPGWSRRSGSKQFLVLLLLVAIAFGTAVYLGVRHPYQTPATKQAEPLRITVIPLAPQGPVPGGDAAQLFARSPAAHFRVGASGISFPGARPTRNFSESQVMTALTIAKDYLVQSSLDPDVLTGGAVRPVRLLLDPDQQMQFDRSMSTPVADGHHAATGWLVRFDPAKVALADPEVRVRGTLRIAEVGPAALEVTSDHTFAYALRPAVANGAKAGEASLFTVRRELRLRFDRDDLRQHRTELMVSSVQAGPQACSDDASGTLRPLLAGQRAGAGAPAGTDPYATGQTTAALCGSLSPSALPSP